In Symphalangus syndactylus isolate Jambi chromosome 14, NHGRI_mSymSyn1-v2.1_pri, whole genome shotgun sequence, one DNA window encodes the following:
- the ZNF174 gene encoding zinc finger protein 174 isoform X1: protein MAAKMEITLSSNTEASSKQERHIIAKLEEKRGPTLQKNCPDPELCRQSFRRFCYQEVSGPQEALSQLRQLCRQWLQPELHTKEQILELLVMEQFLTILPPEIQARVRHRCPMSSKEIVTLVEDFHRASKKPKQWVAVCMQGQKVLLEKTGSQLGEQELPDFQLQTPRRDLRESSPAEPSQAGAYDRLSPHHWEKSPLLQEPTPKLAGTEAPRMRSDNKENPQQEGAKGAKPCAVSAGRSKGNGLQNPEPRGANMSEPRLSRRQVSPPNAQKPFAHYQRHCRVEYISSPLKSHPLRELKKSKGGKRSLSNRLQHLGHQPTRSAKKPYKCDDCGKSFTWNSELKRHKRVHTGERPYTCGECGNCFGRQSTLKLHQRIHTGEKPYQCGQCGKSFRQSSNLHQHHRLHHGD from the exons ATGGCAGCTAAAATGGAGATAACTTTAAGCTCCAACACTGAAGCTTCCTCCAAGCAAGAGAGACACATAATAGCCAAACTAGAAGAGAAACGGGGACCTACTCTGCAAAAAAACTGCCCAGATCCTGAGCTCTGCCGCCAGAGCTTCAGACGCTTTTGTTATCAAGAGGTGTCTGGACCCCAAGAGGCGCTCTCCCAGCTCCGACAGCTCTGCCGTCAGTGGCTGCAACCCGAGCTGCACACCAAGGAACAGATTTTGGAGCTTCTGGTGATGGAGCAGTTCCTGACCATCCTGCCCCCGGAGATCCAGGCTCGGGTCAGGCATCGATGTCCAATGAGCAGCAAGGAGATTGTGACCCTCGTGGAAGATTTTCACAGAGCATCCAAGAAACCAAAGCAGTGG GTGGCCGTTTGTATGCAGGGGCAAAAGGTGCTCTTGGAGAAAACTGGATCTCAGCTTGGAGAACAGGAACTGCCAGACTTTCAACTGCAGACTCCTAGGAGAGATCTCAGGGAGAGCTCTCCAGCAGAGCCTTCCCAGGCGGGAGCTTATGACCGGCTGAGCCCCCATCACTGGGAGAAATCCCCACTCCTCCAAGAACCAACCCCCAAATTGGCTGGGACAG AGGCCCCCAGAATGAGAAGTGACAACAAGGAAAATCCACAACAGGAAGGGGCTAAAGGAGCAAAGCCATGTGCAGTGTCAGCTGGCAGATCCAAAGGGAATGGTCTGCAGAATCCTGAACCGAGAGGGGCAAATATGAGTGAACCTCGGTTGTCACGGAGGCAGGTCAGCCCCCCAAATGCTCAAAAGCCATTTGCTCACTACCAGAGACATTGCAGGGTGGAATACATCAGCAGCCCCCTAAAAAGCCACCCACTGAGAGAGCTGAAGAAAAGCAAAGGAGGTAAACGGAGTCTGAGCAACCGTTTGCAACATCTTGGTCACCAGCCCACCCGCTCAGcaaagaaaccctacaaatgtgatgaCTGTGGGAAAAGCTTCACGTGGAATTCAGAGCTGAAGAGACACAAGAGAGTCCACACAGGAGAGAGACCCTACACATGCGGAGAGTGTGGAAACTGCTTTGGGCGGCAGTCAACCCTGAAGCTGCACCAGAGGatccacactggagagaagccatACCAGTGTGGCCAGTGTGGGAAAAGCTTTCGCCAGAGCTCAAACCTGCACCAGCATCACAGGCTTCACCATGGGGACTGA
- the ZNF174 gene encoding zinc finger protein 174 isoform X2 — MAAKMEITLSSNTEASSKQERHIIAKLEEKRGPTLQKNCPDPELCRQSFRRFCYQEVSGPQEALSQLRQLCRQWLQPELHTKEQILELLVMEQFLTILPPEIQARVRHRCPMSSKEIVTLVEDFHRASKKPKQWVAVCMQGQKVLLEKTGSQLGEQELPDFQLQTPRRDLRESSPAEPSQAGAYDRLSPHHWEKSPLLQEPTPKLAGTELLIEKTDPNMATDELPCKLWLSFIA, encoded by the exons ATGGCAGCTAAAATGGAGATAACTTTAAGCTCCAACACTGAAGCTTCCTCCAAGCAAGAGAGACACATAATAGCCAAACTAGAAGAGAAACGGGGACCTACTCTGCAAAAAAACTGCCCAGATCCTGAGCTCTGCCGCCAGAGCTTCAGACGCTTTTGTTATCAAGAGGTGTCTGGACCCCAAGAGGCGCTCTCCCAGCTCCGACAGCTCTGCCGTCAGTGGCTGCAACCCGAGCTGCACACCAAGGAACAGATTTTGGAGCTTCTGGTGATGGAGCAGTTCCTGACCATCCTGCCCCCGGAGATCCAGGCTCGGGTCAGGCATCGATGTCCAATGAGCAGCAAGGAGATTGTGACCCTCGTGGAAGATTTTCACAGAGCATCCAAGAAACCAAAGCAGTGG GTGGCCGTTTGTATGCAGGGGCAAAAGGTGCTCTTGGAGAAAACTGGATCTCAGCTTGGAGAACAGGAACTGCCAGACTTTCAACTGCAGACTCCTAGGAGAGATCTCAGGGAGAGCTCTCCAGCAGAGCCTTCCCAGGCGGGAGCTTATGACCGGCTGAGCCCCCATCACTGGGAGAAATCCCCACTCCTCCAAGAACCAACCCCCAAATTGGCTGGGACAG AACTTCTTATAGAAAAGACAGATCCAAATATGGCCACAGATGAACTTCCATGCAAGCTATGGCTGAGTTTCATTGCTTAA